The Thalassotalea sediminis genome includes the window GCATTTAATCAAAAGAAAAAACTTATCTCATCACTCATGGCACTTGATAAAAGTGATATAAAACAATTTTTAATTACGCAGTTAACTGCCCATAATGCGCCACAAGACCGCATATGTTTAGCATCGTTAACGGAAGTTTCATCACAAAAGACACAAAAGTTGCAAAATAAATTGAAAAATATCTCATTAAAATATTAGCACAGCCGATAAAGTAATTTGTAAAAGTACGTAAAACAAAGGTGTGCAGACTAATAATTTCGTCAAAAAGTTGACTTAACCATTATTCTGCTTTGTAATGGACTAAATAATAATAATACATAACGTATTACTAGGTAGTGATAAGTGCGTCTTTCTAATTCCAAACTTTTGATTTTGTTAGCTAATATTCTTATATCTATACTTTCGCTAACCTTTGCTCTTTTTTCTACTTTTTCAATTGCTACTACGCAGATAGATTTAAATGGTGCACCTTTAACAGTTCAGCACTTGAAACCCGCCCAAGGCCTCTCTCAGAACTACGTTTTTGACATGGTTCAAGACAGTGATGGTTTTATTTGGATAGGTACCGACGATGGTTTAAATAAATTTGATGGTAAAACATTTAAACAATACCGTTTTAATTCACTAGAAGAACATTCACTTGCTGGCAATAGTATCAGGAACCTTTTAATAGATTCAGATGATAACCTTTGGATTGGTACCGATAATGGCTTAAGTGTTTATAACCGTCAGTTAGACAACTTTACCACCTTTCGATCCGAGCCAAACAATGATAGTAAGCTTACCGATAACTTCATTTGGCAAATATACGAAGATAAAGCACAGAATATTTGGGTAGCAACCGAGCAAGGTTTACATAAATTTGACAAAGAAGAGCGTACATTTACGCGCATTAAAGTACGCAAAATATCTGATAATACCTTGCTCAATTTCAAGGCAATACGTACCTTCTTCCAAGATCAAAAAGGTAACTATTGGATAAGTAACTATGACGGTGATTTCTACATACTCACCCCTAATTTAACGCCTGATACGGTATTAACTAACCAAGTTGCAACAACGCTTAATGAAAATAATCTAAAAATAAGACACATTGAGTATTATCAACAGAAAAATCATTACTGGATGGCGATAAACAATTATGTTGTTATATTGGATAATAACTACAATCTTTATCGAAAATATGAATTAAATCAGTCAGATGTCAATGTATCCGAAGTAAGAAGCTTTGGTAAACTTAATGACGCATTGTATTGGGTAGGCACAGATAATGGTTTATATTCTATAAACCCACTTGAAGACGAAGCATTTAAGCATCGATTTTCAAATATTACAGATCACGCATTTAACTCAAACATCATCAAAATATTGATAGATAAAGAAAAACATATTTGGGTCGGTACATTAAATGGCTTAATTAAAGCTAACTACTCTGCTTTATTGATCACGCATAGTAAGAACTTAGCAACGCCAATCAGTGGCAATATCGAAAATATTCAATCATTTGGTGAACATGTTCTCTTCTCGCAAGATGGCGAGCTAGCACTATTTAATACCTATCAGAACAGTTTTCAATTGCTTCCTCTCGAAAATAGTGTAGATCAAATTATGCAAATTAATGGGGAAGCATACATCGCTACCATGCAAAATGAGCTTTATCATTTAGAGAGTAACTCCCTAACGTTTACACCCATTAAGCAATGGAAAGAAACCTCAAGACACTCGTTGGGTATTAATTTAATAGGCATCAATAATAAAATTTGGTACATCGATAATTCAAATATTCTTTCATCTTTTGATTTAAAGAGTCTGTCTACCACACAGTATTTAGATGATAATAAATTTCTTAATCTATCAAAGTCTTACAATAACCAATTAATATTAATATCTGACAATAAAGAGATCATATATTACAACCCTGAAAATGATCAAAGTGACACTTTTCAGGTCAAGAATAACAACTTTATATATCAAGACATTTTAACAATTCAAGATACCCAACAGCACTTAATCTTAGGCTCAAGTTCACAAGGTGCTTTAGTTATTAATAAAAAGACAAAAAACACTACTTGGTTTAATGAAACATCAGGTCTTTTAAATAATTTCATTACAGACATTGTGTTAGATAGCAACGGTAATTTATGGTTAAGCAGTAACAAGGGCTTTAGTTATTTAGAAATAGACACATTAAAAATTAGAAATTTTTATAAAGACTTTAATTTAGAGAATAATGAAAACTACGCACACAGCTCTACCATTGATAAAAATGGCAACATTTACTTTGGTGGTAATAATGGCTTTAACTGGTTTTCTCCAGAGCAACTACTAACCTTTGAGTTTGAAATATTAAAACCGGTTTTAACGAAACTATTAATAGCAAACAAAGAAGTAGATGTTAAGTTAGAAGCTCCTAAGCATGTAAAATCCTTGCCTGCTCAATTAAATACGCTTGAGGAAATAACGTTAGAACACATTCATTCACCTTTTAGTATTGAGTTCATTTCTCCAAACGCCAGCCTACCAGAGCAACTTGTTTATCGTTATCGTTTAATAGGAGTAGATGAAAACTGGCTTACAACAAATGAAAGTAATTTACGCGCTACCTATACCAACTTAAGTGCGGGTAGATATACCTTTGAAGTACAGGCGTTTGACCGTTATTCCCCAGAAACTTTTGCCTCGAAAAAACTCACAGTAAACGTATTACCACCTTGGTGGCTGTCAGGTAGTGCGATATTAGTATACAGCCTAGTAGCGTTGCTTACACTGTCGTATTTACTTCAACAATTTAGACACAAGCGTATTTACCACCTTCAAATAAAAGCGAGCGAAGAGCGATTGAAATTATCACTGTGGGGTAGCGGTGATGAAATGTGGGACTGGAATATCAAAAACGGTAAAATTTATCGTTCAAATATCTGGGGGATTTTAGAATTTCCACAAGACGGAAAACGAAATTTGGGTAACAGCGGTGACAATGAAACGAATGTAAATAAAGGTGATATTGCGCGAATTACCAAGGCACTACAAGATCACTTTGATGAAAAAACAGAGCATTTTGAGGCAACGTACCGCGTAAAAGATAAACAAGGCAACTGGATATGGATTTTAGATCGCGGCAAAATTGTTGAGCGAGATGATCAAAACAATCCCGTGCGAATGACCGGTACCTTAAAAGATATAAGCCAAATCAAGAAAGCAGATGAACGTTTAAAATTATTTGCTAAATGCTTCGAAAATATTTCTGATGCTGTCGTCATTTATGATCGTCAGTTTTATGTCGTCGATGTTAATAAGGCATTTCAGCGCATTACCGGCAAAACCAAACGACATATGATTGGTCAGCCCCTTAAATTTAAACAATACCCTGATAGCTTTGCCAACACAGTTAAACAACACTTACTCACAAAAGGGAGTTGGCACGGTGAAATAGAGAGTAGACGTGATGACAACCAACTCTACCTCACTGATTTAAACATCGATATTATTCGCGATGAAAATGGCAGTATTTCTCATTTTGTTGGTGTATTTTCTGATATAACTAAACGTAAAGAAACAGAAGCGGAGCTCAGAAAACTCGCCAATAGCGACACATTAACAGGCCTTCCTAATCGATCATATTTCCAGGCCAATCAAACACGTCTTGTGAAAAATAAAGTACCACATGCACTGTTAGTCTTTGATTTAGATAACTTTAAGAAAGTAAATGACTCTATGGGTCATGAAGTCGGAGATGTATTACTTTGTAAAGTAGCAGAAAGAATTCGTTCTGTAGGAAGATCACAAGATACCGTCTATCGATTAGGCGGTGATGAGTTTAGTATTATTGTCGAAAATACTAATGATATTCATACCATCACGACAATAGCAAAAGACATTCTTCGCTCTATCGCTCAGCCGTTAAAGTTAAAAAATCATGAAATTGTGCTCTATTCAAGTATTGGCATCGTGCTATACCCTGAAGATGGTGCGTCACCACAAGAACTGTTAAAAAATGCAGATACTGCAATGTATCACGCAAAAAATGCAGGTGGTAATCGATATAAATTCTTTAATGGTTCCATGAATGAACAGGCCGTTAAGCGACTACAAATCGAAGGACTCATTCGACACGGTTTAAAAGAAGACTTTTTCTCCGTTTTCTACCAACCTAAAATCGAAATTACAACCGGAAAAATTGCGGGGATGGAAGCGTTAGTGCGTTTTGAAACACCTTCGAAAGGTATCATTAGCCCGCTAACGTTTATTCCGGTATCAGAAGAAACCGGACAAATTATCGATATTGGTGAAGTAGTTTTACGTAAAGCTTGTTATGCCACAAAAGTGTGGATTGACTCAGGCCTATTTGATGGTCGTATTGCCGTCAACTTATCCGCGGTACAATTTACCCAGCCAAATCTGGTTGGCATGATCGCCGAAATACTCGCAGAAACAGCTTTACCCGCGAAGCACTTAGAATTAGAAATTACTGAAGGTACCGTAATGGATTCACCTCAACAAGCGATCGATACTATGTTACAAATTCGCGCAATGGGTATTCATTTATCTTTAGATGATTTTGGTACAGGCTATTCATCTCTTGCGTATTTGAAAAAGTTTCCACTAAACACATTGAAAATCGATAAAGCCTTTGTTGATGATATAGAACAATCAGAGCAAGGACGAAACATGGTGGCAACCATTGTGACGATTGCGCATAATTTAGGGCTTCAAGTCGTTGCTGAGGGCGTTGAAACCAACCAACAATTAAGTTTCCTGTCAGGTCTACGATGTGAACAGCTGCAAGGCTATTTATATAGTAAACCACTCGCCACTGAAGACTTCCGTCGTTATTTACTTTCTCATCAAATAACCGACAAATCTACGTCGTTTAACAGAAGTTAATTAAGTAAGACCTCACTTTTAGCTGTCATTTTTATGACAGCGCTCCTGATACAAGTCAACGTCAATTGTTAGCCCTTTAAAATAAAGGGCTAACAATTAATTTACATTATTGGCACAGTAATCGCTTATTCCTTATCGCGTTTAAAACAATAACCGATAAAAGGAAAAATAAAATGCTAAGTTCAATCATCTTATCTTTAGTAGTTAACACTTCTCCAGCACCTGTTGCTGATCAAGATTCACTAATTATTGAAGAAGTTGGCAGAAAAGCTAGTACGATACGTATCAATAATGAATTTGCTATCGAAAAAACTGGTCGTAAAGCAAGTACTATCCGCATAAGTAACGATTTTGATGTTGAAAAAACAGGCCGTAAAGCAAGTACTATTCGCATTAATAACGACTTTAATGTTGAAAAAACAGGTCGTAAAGCAAGTACAATCAGAATTTAAGGTGCATTAGCTATGATTAAACTCATTAAAAACATATTCGCAATCGCACCAAAAGAAAATGCGATAGCGGCAAAAATCCTTATTAAAGAAATGCCTGCAGCCAAGTCACTTTAATGTTGCAAGCAATAGTCATAATCGCTACAAGGATGTTAGCGGCTTTATTAAAGTTTTAGAGATCCTAAACTTTATTTCTACGCGCGGAATATAAGTGCGTTCCAACCAAACAAACGATTAACCTTCATACGCTTTTTCATACAAAACATTGGCCATACAAAAGGCCCAAACATAAACCCTGCAAAAGCCCAACGCTTGCTACCTAAGCCGTTTGAAATCGCCTGACAATAGAAAAATAACGCAGATAAAAGAGCAAAAACAGGAAGCAAAAACAACATAATACTTAATTCCAATATGAGCAACGCAAATCAAAGTGGCGTTATTATAGTCAATTAGAGTATTTATTCAACAACTTTAGAGTAATTAAACTAACTTATCATCCAAGAATATTTAATGCTTTCATGTGTAAAAGTTGGCTCAAAAAAAGAGGCAATAAATTGCCTCTTTTTATTTACCTTTGATTAACAAATCTGGCAATAATTCACCTAGTCATTATAAAATTTTTCACCGTTACTTGCCATAGCAATCAACCGCTCACAAGGTGCATATCTTTCACCATGTAATGCTTTGAATTGATTTAGCTGAGCCACTACATTTTCTAAACCTAGACTATCCATATATCGGAAAGGACCACCTAAAAATGGTGGGAACCCTATACCAAAGATAGCACCGATATCACCATCTCTCGCATTTCTAACAATACACTCATCAAGACATTGAGCGGCTTCATTAAGCATCATATACAAACAACGTTTAGTAATATCCTGTGGCGATAATTTACCGACAGGTGTAACGTTTAATAGGTCATATACGCGCTGATCAACTTCTTTCTTTTTCACATCGTAGCGATAAAAACCTTTTTTCACTTTCTTACCTAAACGACCGTCTTCAATTAGCTTGTCAAAAGCTGCTGGTGGTGCAAAACGTTCACCAAGTTCAGACTGCAAAATAGGGCCAATTTTAGCGCCGACATCAATCCCTACTTCATCCAATAACTGCATTGGTCCTACAGGGAAACCGGCTTTAACTAAAGCTCGATCTAATTTATCGATAGGTTCACCACTTAGTAACAACATCGCAGCTTCGTTCATGTATGGCGCTAAAATACGATTGACATAGAAGCCCGCTTTGTCTTTCACCACAATGGGAGTTTTACCTTGCTTTTTAGCTAGAGCAACTGTAGTCGAAATAACCTGCTCAGATGTCCCCTCATGAGGAATAATCTCTGCGAGCGGCATTTTATCAACCGGCGAAAAATAATGTAGGCCGATTACATTTTCAGGTCGTTGCGCTTTAGCAGCAATTTGTCCAATTGGTAAGCTAGACGTATTACTCGCGAAAATAGTGGAGTCCGCGCATTGTTGCTCAATATCGTTGACCATACTTTGCTTTAAATCAAGGTCTTCAAAAACGGCTTCGATGACAACATTTACGTCGTGAAAACCAGAATAATCAGTAGTTCCCGTGATCATCGCCATTTGCTTTTGCATCTCGCTCTTTTTCATAAAGCGACGTTTGACTTTCTTATTAAGCAAATCAAAGCTGTATTTAAACGCATTTTGTATGCCTTGATGAGCGATATCTTTAATACGAACAGGTAATTTTGCTTTTGTTGCAGTAACAAATGCAATACCTCCGCCCATAAGTCCACCACCAAGCACACCAACTTTATTTATCTTCTCAGGAGCGACACCTTTGACGCCCTGCTCTTTTTTCATTTCAGTTGTCGCGAAAAATATTTGCCTTAACTGAAAGGACTCTGACGTCATAACCAGTTCGCCAAATAAGTCTGCTTCAAGCTGGTACCCCTTTGCTGGTGACTGTTCAACGCCCATTTTTATACATTTAATAATGTTTATTGGCGCGGGGTAGTTACCTTGTGTTTTCTTTACAACCGTTTTTTCTGCTTGATCAAACAATATTTTGCGACCAAAAGGTGTTTTCTCTAATACTTTACCAACAAGGTTTAGTTTAACGGGTTTATAATGATTTTTGCCTGCCTTAATATTTCCCGACAATATTGCCTTTTCAGCAACATCAATTAGCACGGACTCTGGCACAACATCATCAACTAAACCTGCTTTGAGCGCCTGCTTAGCACGCAGTTGTTTACCTGTAAGCATCATGTCCAACGCTTTTTGAATACCAACAAGTTTAGGTAGTCTTTGTGTACCGCCACTCCCCGGAAGTAAACCCAGTTGTACTTCAGGTAACCCTAATGCAGTTTTTGGATTATTTGAACAAATACGTGCATGGCAAGCCATCGCTAACTCTAGCCCACCACCTAAACACGCACCATTAATTGCAGCAACTACAGGAATATTCAGCGAGGCTAATTGTTCAAAAATCATTTGTCCTTGTCGCGACAAAGATGTTGCCTCTTCTGCGGTGTTACAACTTGCCAACATATTAATGTCTGCACCTGCAACAAATGAATCTTTTTTACCGCTATACAAGACTATGCCTAATAATGCGGTATTTGCTTTAATATCTTGCAGTATAGTGGCAATTTCATCAGCAAATGCCGATTTTAAGGTATTCATTGACTCATCAGGCACATCCATAACAAGGTGGCCAATATTATTTTCTTGAATCGTTAATGTGAACGTTCTTTTATCTGTCATTATTCTGTCTCCAACACCATAGCTGCGCCTAATCCACCTGCAGCACATGCGGTTGTTAAGCCAACACCACCGCCGCGACGTCTCAATTCATTAAGTACCTGTGTTATCAAACGCGTACCCGTAGCTGCAAATGGATGCCCATATGCCAATGAGCCGCCCATCACATTAAAGATATCCATGTCTATATCACCAATCGCTTTATCACGACCAAGGTGTTGCTGTGCAAACTTCTTACTACCAAACATTTTAACATTGGCTAACGCCTGTGCGGCAAATGCTTCATGCATTTCAATAAGATCAAGATCTTTTAATTCCATACCAGCACGTTTCAATGCAATTGGAGTGGCATAGCTAGGCCCCATTAACATATCTTCCCATACGTCAATAGCAGCAAATCCGAAACTTCGAATATAGCCTAACGGTTCATATCCTAATTCTTTCGCTCGACCTTCTCGCATCAATAAAATGGCCGAAGCACCATCAGTGAGCGCTGTACTGTTAGCCGCTGTCACAGTGCCATGTTTACGATCAAATACAGGTCGTAATTTTGCGTAACTGGCTAATTCAGAATTTTCTCGAATACAGTTGTCTTTATCAATGAAGTGCTTATAAGGTTCAACATGTGCTGCCATAACTTCATCAGCAAGTTTGCCGTCACGCCAAGATTGCGTTGCCAGTGTATGCGAACGATGAGCTAAAGCATCTTGCTCTTCACGCGTAATGCCATGGGTTTTGGCCATTTGTTCAGCCGTTTGTCCCATTGAAAGACCTGTTGAGTATTCAGCTACGGCTGGAGGAACAGGTAATATATCCTTAAATCGCAACGTTTTAATAAGATTTAGTTTTTGACCAAAGGTTTTCGCTTTGCTCAAATCTAGTAATGTCTTCGCGAACTTTTTCGAGACACCTATTGGGGCAACAGAAGAAGAATCTGCACCACCTGCAATACCTATATCTACAACGCCAGACAAAATAGATTCAGCAACATTAACCGTTGACTGGAAACTGGTAGCACACGCTCTAGAGACACTATAAGCATCGGTATGGACATTCATGCCGGTACCTAAAACAATTTCGCGAGCAATATTAGGCGCTTCTGGCATTTGCACTACTTGACCAAAAATTAGCTGATCGATCAATGTAGGATCAATTTCAGTTTTATTAATAAGTTCATTAACGACAATCTTTCCCAAATCCAAAGCAGGAATGCCGTGAAATGCTGTCGCTTGTTTAGCAAAAGGTGTTCTTAATCCAGCAACAACGGCAATACGCTCACCTGCTGCTGTTTTTAAAGGTAATGACATGATTTTTCCTTATTTTAAAGAGGTCAGACCTCTTTGCTTTTGAATTCATTTTAACGACATTTACAAGGAATTCAACTCACTATAATCGATATAATTTGTCACTTTAGTAGCTACAAGACCACTATTTACCCCACAAGTATATGAAATTCTAGTGATTGTGCTGTAATGTAGCACATAAAAAATAGTTACAATTTATAAGTAGCACTTGTTTTCGTATTAGGAAACCATATATAGAAGCAAGAGTCTGAAATCTTCAGTAAAAATTAATTAACAAAAAAGAACAATTATCATGGCTATTGAGTATTTTTCATCACTTAAAGAACATTTATCAGCCCAAATTGTTGGACAGGAAGCATTAGTTGAAAATCTACTAATCGCATTATTGGCAAATGGTCATTTGATCGTTGAAGGCCCTCCTGGTTTAGCAAAAACACGTGCCGTAAACGCTCTCGCACAAGGTGTTGAAGCAGACTTTCATCGCGTGCAATTTACACCCGATTTACTACCTGCGGATTTAACCGGCACCGACATCTATCGTCCAGAAGACGGGAGCTTTGTTTTTCAATCAGGCCCATTGTTTAGAAACTTAGTACTCGCAGATGAAATTAACCGAGCACCAGCTAAAGTACAATCGGCTTTATTAGAAGCGATGGCTGAAGGCCAAATTACTGTGGGTAAGAATACCTATAAATTACCTGACTTGTTCCTTGTTATGGCAACACAAAACCCTATTGAGCAGGAAGGTACTTATCCGTTGCCAGAAGCGCAGCTTGACCGCTTTCTTATGCATTTAGAAATTGACTACCCTGATGCTGCAAGTGAACTTGAAATATTAAAAATAAATCGTGGTGAAGCACTTAATAAAACGGCAACCAAAATCAGTCAAATATCTCAAAGCGACATTTTCGCGGCAAGAGAACAAGTCCTTAAAATACATATGGCACCAGCAATTGAAACCTATATTGTTGACTTAATAATGGCGACGCGCCAACCTGAAAAATATGACGATAAACTCAAACAATGGTTGGCATTTGGTGCAAGCCCTAGAGCGACAATTGCTCTTGATCGCTGCGCAAGAGCACGAGCTTGGTTACATGGACGCGACTTTGTTGGCCCAGAAGATGTACAAGCCGTTGTGCATAATGTGCTACGCCATCGCTTACTCCTGACCTATCAAGCAGAAGCAGAAGGCATAACAACAAATGCACTTATTGATCATATTTTGTCTCAGGTTGCCGTAGGGTAAACGTTGTTACATGTGGTTAAAATCAAAACATCAACCTTCGGAACCAGACCCCAGTGAAAAGCTATCAAGCCTGCTCACTGATGGTGTTTCTGTTTCGATTGAAGAGTTAATCCAATATCAAAACAAAGCGTCCCTTATCAACCTGACGGCGACTAGAAACTTGCATGGACAACTTGCAGGTAATTATCTAGCGCGGACAAAAGGTCGAGGTATGGAATTTGACGAAGTTCGCCACTACCAAACTGGTGACGATATTCGAACCATCGATTGGCGTGTAACGGCTCGCACAGGTGAAACTCATACAAAACTTTTTCGCGAAGAAATTGAGCGACCCGTTATTGTTGCGACTGATTTAAGTACAAGCATGTTATTTGGCAGTAAGTTACTCTTTAAATCTGTACAAGCCTCACATTTGGCGGCGTTATTAGCTTGGCATACCAAACAACGTGGCGATCGTTTTGGTGGAATAGTCTTTAATGAGCACAAGCACACTGAGTTAAAACCACGTAGTCGTCAACAAGGTGTGTTACATTATTTACACGCCTTATCAACGTGCCATGCTGAATCATCATCATTTTTAAACAATGAAACTAACAAGTTAGAAGATAAAATAAGTTCATTCGCACAGAACTGTTTGCGTTTGCGTAAAGTCGCTCGGCCTGGGAGTCTTGTATATTTTATCACTGATGGGCACCATATATCTGACGACGCAATCAGACACCTCGCGAATATCAACCGACACTGTGAGCTGGTCGTTTGCTTAATATCAGATCCATTAGAACATCAATTACCAGCAGTAAAATCCAAATTGAATGTCAGTATTACCGATGGTATCGATAAACAGCAGTTAACGTTAGGCGACAATAAAACAGCTTTACAATACGCGGAACACGCCCAAACACGAATTACTGAAAAAGAAGCCTTGTTAAGCAAAGCCGGTGCTCGCCTATTACACTTTTGCGCAGGTGAAACATTAGAACAACAAATTAAAAACGGAGTGGCACCATGGATCCGTTAGCACAATTAAAAGATATACATCTACCCGAACAAGTCCATCAGTGGCCAATTGCCTACGGTTGGTGGTTATTGTGCTTTACCTTAATCACAGTTTTACTGATTGTCATCGTAAAGTCTTATAAAAAACGTAAGTTACTCGCGGATAAAAAAACTGCATTGCAAAGGCTAAAAAACCCCGAAATAAGTGCAGAACAAATTGTTACGTTATTAAAGTGGGTATCCATACGCTATTTTAACCGTAGTCAAATTGCTAAGCTTCATGGTAAAGAGTTTACTGACTTTTTATTGGCACAGGTACCAGAAAAGAAACGTGCACAATTTTCTCAGGAATTACCAAACCTTGTCATGGCACATTATCGCAATGATGAAAATCAAGAAGCGTTAGTGGCACTAAAAGCACAAGCGCAAATGTGGATCAGTTACGCACTTCCCCCTAAACAAAAAAGCGCATCAACATTGGAGCTAGTACACAATGATTGATTTAGCCTTGCCTTGGGTTTTACTTGCACTACCCTTGCCAATATTCATGTATTTGCTTCCGCCAAAGAAAAACACCGAAGCAGCGCCTTTAAAAATGCCGATACTTGTTTCGTCAAGCGGCCCAAA containing:
- a CDS encoding EAL domain-containing protein; the protein is MRLSNSKLLILLANILISILSLTFALFSTFSIATTQIDLNGAPLTVQHLKPAQGLSQNYVFDMVQDSDGFIWIGTDDGLNKFDGKTFKQYRFNSLEEHSLAGNSIRNLLIDSDDNLWIGTDNGLSVYNRQLDNFTTFRSEPNNDSKLTDNFIWQIYEDKAQNIWVATEQGLHKFDKEERTFTRIKVRKISDNTLLNFKAIRTFFQDQKGNYWISNYDGDFYILTPNLTPDTVLTNQVATTLNENNLKIRHIEYYQQKNHYWMAINNYVVILDNNYNLYRKYELNQSDVNVSEVRSFGKLNDALYWVGTDNGLYSINPLEDEAFKHRFSNITDHAFNSNIIKILIDKEKHIWVGTLNGLIKANYSALLITHSKNLATPISGNIENIQSFGEHVLFSQDGELALFNTYQNSFQLLPLENSVDQIMQINGEAYIATMQNELYHLESNSLTFTPIKQWKETSRHSLGINLIGINNKIWYIDNSNILSSFDLKSLSTTQYLDDNKFLNLSKSYNNQLILISDNKEIIYYNPENDQSDTFQVKNNNFIYQDILTIQDTQQHLILGSSSQGALVINKKTKNTTWFNETSGLLNNFITDIVLDSNGNLWLSSNKGFSYLEIDTLKIRNFYKDFNLENNENYAHSSTIDKNGNIYFGGNNGFNWFSPEQLLTFEFEILKPVLTKLLIANKEVDVKLEAPKHVKSLPAQLNTLEEITLEHIHSPFSIEFISPNASLPEQLVYRYRLIGVDENWLTTNESNLRATYTNLSAGRYTFEVQAFDRYSPETFASKKLTVNVLPPWWLSGSAILVYSLVALLTLSYLLQQFRHKRIYHLQIKASEERLKLSLWGSGDEMWDWNIKNGKIYRSNIWGILEFPQDGKRNLGNSGDNETNVNKGDIARITKALQDHFDEKTEHFEATYRVKDKQGNWIWILDRGKIVERDDQNNPVRMTGTLKDISQIKKADERLKLFAKCFENISDAVVIYDRQFYVVDVNKAFQRITGKTKRHMIGQPLKFKQYPDSFANTVKQHLLTKGSWHGEIESRRDDNQLYLTDLNIDIIRDENGSISHFVGVFSDITKRKETEAELRKLANSDTLTGLPNRSYFQANQTRLVKNKVPHALLVFDLDNFKKVNDSMGHEVGDVLLCKVAERIRSVGRSQDTVYRLGGDEFSIIVENTNDIHTITTIAKDILRSIAQPLKLKNHEIVLYSSIGIVLYPEDGASPQELLKNADTAMYHAKNAGGNRYKFFNGSMNEQAVKRLQIEGLIRHGLKEDFFSVFYQPKIEITTGKIAGMEALVRFETPSKGIISPLTFIPVSEETGQIIDIGEVVLRKACYATKVWIDSGLFDGRIAVNLSAVQFTQPNLVGMIAEILAETALPAKHLELEITEGTVMDSPQQAIDTMLQIRAMGIHLSLDDFGTGYSSLAYLKKFPLNTLKIDKAFVDDIEQSEQGRNMVATIVTIAHNLGLQVVAEGVETNQQLSFLSGLRCEQLQGYLYSKPLATEDFRRYLLSHQITDKSTSFNRS
- a CDS encoding AAA family ATPase — encoded protein: MAIEYFSSLKEHLSAQIVGQEALVENLLIALLANGHLIVEGPPGLAKTRAVNALAQGVEADFHRVQFTPDLLPADLTGTDIYRPEDGSFVFQSGPLFRNLVLADEINRAPAKVQSALLEAMAEGQITVGKNTYKLPDLFLVMATQNPIEQEGTYPLPEAQLDRFLMHLEIDYPDAASELEILKINRGEALNKTATKISQISQSDIFAAREQVLKIHMAPAIETYIVDLIMATRQPEKYDDKLKQWLAFGASPRATIALDRCARARAWLHGRDFVGPEDVQAVVHNVLRHRLLLTYQAEAEGITTNALIDHILSQVAVG
- the fadI gene encoding acetyl-CoA C-acyltransferase FadI, encoding MSLPLKTAAGERIAVVAGLRTPFAKQATAFHGIPALDLGKIVVNELINKTEIDPTLIDQLIFGQVVQMPEAPNIAREIVLGTGMNVHTDAYSVSRACATSFQSTVNVAESILSGVVDIGIAGGADSSSVAPIGVSKKFAKTLLDLSKAKTFGQKLNLIKTLRFKDILPVPPAVAEYSTGLSMGQTAEQMAKTHGITREEQDALAHRSHTLATQSWRDGKLADEVMAAHVEPYKHFIDKDNCIRENSELASYAKLRPVFDRKHGTVTAANSTALTDGASAILLMREGRAKELGYEPLGYIRSFGFAAIDVWEDMLMGPSYATPIALKRAGMELKDLDLIEMHEAFAAQALANVKMFGSKKFAQQHLGRDKAIGDIDMDIFNVMGGSLAYGHPFAATGTRLITQVLNELRRRGGGVGLTTACAAGGLGAAMVLETE
- a CDS encoding DUF4381 domain-containing protein, which translates into the protein MDPLAQLKDIHLPEQVHQWPIAYGWWLLCFTLITVLLIVIVKSYKKRKLLADKKTALQRLKNPEISAEQIVTLLKWVSIRYFNRSQIAKLHGKEFTDFLLAQVPEKKRAQFSQELPNLVMAHYRNDENQEALVALKAQAQMWISYALPPKQKSASTLELVHND
- the fadJ gene encoding fatty acid oxidation complex subunit alpha FadJ; the encoded protein is MTDKRTFTLTIQENNIGHLVMDVPDESMNTLKSAFADEIATILQDIKANTALLGIVLYSGKKDSFVAGADINMLASCNTAEEATSLSRQGQMIFEQLASLNIPVVAAINGACLGGGLELAMACHARICSNNPKTALGLPEVQLGLLPGSGGTQRLPKLVGIQKALDMMLTGKQLRAKQALKAGLVDDVVPESVLIDVAEKAILSGNIKAGKNHYKPVKLNLVGKVLEKTPFGRKILFDQAEKTVVKKTQGNYPAPINIIKCIKMGVEQSPAKGYQLEADLFGELVMTSESFQLRQIFFATTEMKKEQGVKGVAPEKINKVGVLGGGLMGGGIAFVTATKAKLPVRIKDIAHQGIQNAFKYSFDLLNKKVKRRFMKKSEMQKQMAMITGTTDYSGFHDVNVVIEAVFEDLDLKQSMVNDIEQQCADSTIFASNTSSLPIGQIAAKAQRPENVIGLHYFSPVDKMPLAEIIPHEGTSEQVISTTVALAKKQGKTPIVVKDKAGFYVNRILAPYMNEAAMLLLSGEPIDKLDRALVKAGFPVGPMQLLDEVGIDVGAKIGPILQSELGERFAPPAAFDKLIEDGRLGKKVKKGFYRYDVKKKEVDQRVYDLLNVTPVGKLSPQDITKRCLYMMLNEAAQCLDECIVRNARDGDIGAIFGIGFPPFLGGPFRYMDSLGLENVVAQLNQFKALHGERYAPCERLIAMASNGEKFYND
- a CDS encoding DUF58 domain-containing protein, with translation MWLKSKHQPSEPDPSEKLSSLLTDGVSVSIEELIQYQNKASLINLTATRNLHGQLAGNYLARTKGRGMEFDEVRHYQTGDDIRTIDWRVTARTGETHTKLFREEIERPVIVATDLSTSMLFGSKLLFKSVQASHLAALLAWHTKQRGDRFGGIVFNEHKHTELKPRSRQQGVLHYLHALSTCHAESSSFLNNETNKLEDKISSFAQNCLRLRKVARPGSLVYFITDGHHISDDAIRHLANINRHCELVVCLISDPLEHQLPAVKSKLNVSITDGIDKQQLTLGDNKTALQYAEHAQTRITEKEALLSKAGARLLHFCAGETLEQQIKNGVAPWIR